From one Streptomyces sp. CA-210063 genomic stretch:
- a CDS encoding RidA family protein, with product MAITFVNPGGLPKIDAYRQVSIASGSKLVFIAGQVSWDAAEVTVGEGDLAAQVEQCYLNIGTALAEAGASFDDVAKLNIHVVDWTPDKMPALMEGISRAAAKLGVAPTPPATLLGVAALDIPEHLVEIEATAVVD from the coding sequence ATGGCCATCACCTTCGTCAACCCCGGCGGACTGCCGAAGATCGACGCGTACCGGCAGGTGTCGATCGCGTCCGGTTCGAAGCTGGTCTTCATCGCCGGCCAGGTCTCCTGGGACGCCGCCGAAGTCACGGTCGGCGAGGGCGACCTGGCCGCCCAGGTCGAGCAGTGCTACCTCAACATCGGTACCGCTCTGGCCGAGGCCGGCGCCTCCTTCGACGACGTGGCGAAGCTGAACATCCACGTCGTCGACTGGACGCCCGACAAGATGCCCGCGCTCATGGAGGGGATCTCCCGGGCAGCCGCCAAGCTGGGAGTGGCCCCGACTCCTCCGGCCACGCTCCTGGGCGTCGCCGCCCTGGACATCCCCGAGCACCTGGTCGAGATCGAGGCCACGGCGGTCGTCGACTGA
- a CDS encoding FAD-dependent monooxygenase gives MRAIVVGAGIGGLAATLSLRRAGCEVTLVEQTPRFTEIGAGIQLAPNATRVLRRLGLLDAVVARSTRPSRLSFRTWSDGGEICRYALGREAEDAFGAPYLQVHRADLHQALAAAVPPESVRLNTAVVGIGQDDRSAHVTTAGGERLEADLVVAADGVRSAARRWLFGADEALFSGTAAYRALLPADKVADLDLPEYALWLGPGRHFVHYWVRRGELLNVVGVIGAEKARESWTARAEPGEQLRAFDGWDPRVLTVLARTGTVFRYGIHTRAPLARWNIGRVTLLGDSAHAMVPFQAQGAAQALVDATVLGDTLTGATPADVPDALDRYVRRRLATATKVQASSARAGEDYHLPDGPEARARNARLAAQAARNEFGPHAAAWAVDALDEQAW, from the coding sequence ATGAGGGCGATCGTCGTGGGTGCGGGTATCGGGGGACTGGCCGCGACCCTGAGCCTGCGTCGCGCCGGGTGCGAGGTGACGCTGGTCGAACAGACACCGCGCTTCACCGAGATCGGCGCGGGAATCCAGCTCGCGCCCAACGCCACACGGGTACTGCGTCGACTGGGTCTGCTCGACGCGGTCGTCGCGCGGTCCACCCGACCGTCCCGGCTGAGCTTCCGTACGTGGTCCGACGGCGGCGAGATCTGCCGCTACGCGCTGGGACGCGAGGCCGAGGACGCGTTCGGGGCGCCGTACCTCCAGGTCCACCGGGCCGATCTGCACCAGGCCCTGGCCGCCGCGGTGCCGCCCGAGTCGGTGCGGCTGAACACCGCGGTCGTGGGCATCGGACAGGACGACAGGTCCGCCCACGTGACGACCGCCGGTGGCGAGCGCCTGGAGGCGGACCTGGTCGTGGCCGCGGACGGCGTGCGGTCCGCGGCCCGCCGGTGGCTGTTCGGCGCGGACGAGGCCCTGTTCTCGGGAACCGCCGCCTACCGGGCGCTGCTTCCGGCCGACAAGGTCGCCGATCTGGACCTGCCGGAGTACGCGCTCTGGCTCGGACCGGGCCGGCACTTCGTGCACTACTGGGTGCGTCGCGGCGAACTGCTCAACGTCGTGGGCGTCATCGGGGCGGAGAAGGCGCGGGAATCCTGGACCGCCCGGGCCGAGCCGGGGGAGCAATTGCGGGCCTTCGACGGGTGGGACCCCCGGGTGCTCACCGTCCTCGCACGCACGGGGACGGTGTTCCGCTACGGCATCCACACCCGCGCCCCGCTCGCCCGCTGGAACATCGGGCGCGTGACCCTGCTCGGCGACAGCGCCCACGCGATGGTGCCCTTCCAGGCCCAGGGCGCGGCACAGGCACTCGTCGACGCGACCGTGCTCGGCGACACCCTCACCGGCGCGACACCGGCCGACGTACCCGACGCGCTCGACCGGTACGTACGCCGACGACTGGCCACCGCCACGAAGGTGCAGGCCAGTTCCGCGCGGGCAGGCGAGGACTACCACCTGCCGGACGGACCGGAGGCGCGGGCACGGAACGCCCGCCTGGCCGCCCAGGCGGCCCGGAACGAGTTCGGCCCCCATGCGGCCGCGTGGGCGGTCGACGCCCTTGACGAACAGGCGTGGTGA
- a CDS encoding AraC family transcriptional regulator, whose product MLERLNQAMEHIERHLDQRIEVADLARIAVTSEYHLRRLFSALAGMPLSEYVRRRRLTVAGAEVLADERTLLEIAVRYGYGSGEAFARAFRAMHGVGPGEARRTGATLRSQPRMSFRLVVEGSSSMRYRVVEKEEFRVVGRKARVPLVHEGMNPAIADFIRGIGQETLRQIESLSDQEPEGIVAVSDKLDDSRAEGTELDYWHGAVTRAAVPEGMDALTVPAGTWAVFENSGPFPQALQHLWRDVFTQWFPSNPYRSRPGPEILRTRLSQDAAQADAELWIPVERTPL is encoded by the coding sequence GTGCTGGAGCGGCTGAACCAGGCCATGGAGCACATCGAGCGCCACCTCGATCAGCGGATCGAGGTGGCCGACCTGGCACGGATCGCGGTGACGTCGGAGTACCACCTCCGACGGCTCTTCTCCGCGCTGGCGGGCATGCCGCTGTCGGAGTACGTCCGGCGCCGGCGGCTGACCGTCGCGGGCGCCGAGGTACTGGCGGACGAGCGGACGCTGCTGGAGATCGCGGTGCGCTACGGCTACGGCTCGGGGGAGGCGTTCGCGCGGGCGTTCCGCGCGATGCACGGCGTCGGTCCCGGGGAGGCCCGGCGGACCGGTGCGACGCTGCGGTCCCAGCCCCGGATGTCCTTCCGACTCGTCGTCGAAGGGAGCAGCAGCATGCGCTATCGGGTCGTGGAGAAGGAGGAGTTCCGGGTGGTCGGGAGGAAGGCTCGGGTCCCCCTCGTGCACGAGGGGATGAACCCGGCGATCGCCGACTTCATCCGCGGTATCGGCCAGGAGACGCTACGACAGATCGAGAGCCTGTCCGATCAGGAACCGGAGGGGATCGTCGCGGTCAGTGACAAGCTCGACGACAGCCGAGCCGAAGGGACCGAACTCGACTACTGGCACGGCGCGGTGACCCGCGCCGCCGTGCCCGAGGGCATGGACGCACTCACCGTGCCGGCCGGGACCTGGGCCGTCTTCGAGAACTCCGGGCCGTTCCCGCAGGCGCTCCAGCATCTGTGGCGCGACGTGTTCACCCAGTGGTTCCCTTCGAATCCCTACCGGAGCCGCCCGGGCCCCGAGATCCTGCGGACCCGGCTGTCGCAGGACGCGGCACAGGCGGACGCGGAGCTGTGGATTCCGGTGGAACGCACCCCACTCTGA
- a CDS encoding sugar ABC transporter substrate-binding protein: MHRHHRVAALTATLLAGALFAAGCSSSSGGKESEEGGDTAAAGKADTPRMTVAMVTHASPGDTFWDLIRKGAQAAAAKDNIELVYSADPNAGNQANLVQNAIDQKVDGIALTAAKPDAMKDVVAKATAAGIPVVGFNSGVDDWKELGMLEYFGQDENIAGQAFGERLDEAGAKHALCVIQEQGQVALEARCAGLKKGFGGTTDILYVNGTDMPSVKSTITAKLKQDSSIDRVVTLGAPIALTAVQSVSDAASEAKVATFDLNKDLVRAVQDGDVEFAVDQQPYLQGYLAVDGLWLHKTNGNFSGGGTAPVLTGPAFITKENVDDVAEFAAKGTR; encoded by the coding sequence ATGCACAGACACCATCGAGTCGCCGCTCTGACCGCCACCCTTCTGGCCGGCGCCCTGTTCGCCGCCGGCTGCTCCAGCAGCTCCGGTGGAAAGGAGTCCGAGGAGGGCGGGGACACCGCTGCCGCGGGCAAGGCCGACACCCCCCGCATGACCGTGGCCATGGTCACCCACGCCTCCCCCGGCGACACCTTCTGGGACCTCATCCGCAAGGGCGCCCAGGCGGCGGCCGCCAAGGACAACATCGAGCTCGTCTACTCCGCCGACCCCAACGCCGGCAACCAGGCCAACCTCGTGCAGAACGCCATCGACCAGAAGGTCGACGGTATCGCGCTCACCGCCGCCAAGCCGGACGCCATGAAGGACGTCGTCGCGAAGGCCACGGCCGCGGGCATCCCGGTCGTCGGCTTCAACTCCGGCGTCGACGACTGGAAAGAACTCGGCATGCTGGAGTACTTCGGCCAGGACGAGAACATCGCGGGCCAGGCCTTCGGCGAACGCCTCGACGAGGCGGGCGCCAAGCACGCCCTGTGCGTCATCCAGGAGCAGGGGCAGGTCGCCCTGGAGGCCCGCTGCGCCGGCCTGAAGAAGGGCTTCGGCGGCACGACCGACATCCTCTACGTCAACGGCACCGACATGCCTTCCGTGAAGTCGACGATCACCGCCAAGCTCAAGCAGGACTCGTCCATCGACCGGGTGGTCACCCTGGGCGCCCCGATCGCGCTGACCGCCGTGCAGTCGGTGTCCGACGCGGCCAGTGAGGCCAAGGTCGCGACCTTCGACCTCAACAAGGACCTCGTGCGGGCCGTCCAGGACGGTGATGTCGAGTTCGCCGTCGACCAACAGCCCTACCTCCAGGGCTACTTGGCCGTCGACGGTCTGTGGCTCCACAAGACCAACGGCAACTTCAGCGGCGGCGGCACCGCCCCCGTCCTCACCGGCCCCGCCTTCATCACCAAGGAGAACGTGGACGACGTAGCCGAGTTCGCGGCGAAGGGCACCCGCTGA
- a CDS encoding LacI family DNA-binding transcriptional regulator produces the protein MADVAAKAGVSRALVSIVFRHQPGASDETRERVLRVADEIGYRPDSAARLLARGRSRTLGVMFTVQQTFHTNLIEGIYPEAERLGYEVLLSGATRGRSEEKAVEALLSHRCEALILLGSFAEPDFLEALGRRTVAVSVSRRVPHAHVDFVHSAEGKGVRQAMDHLVELGHRRIAHLDGGRGPGSAERRRAYRAAMRRHGLEPEARVIPGDHTEESGIETGRLLLAERDRGQPLPTAVLAGNDRSAMGLLMSLTRAGVEVPRDLSVVGYDDSHLSHLMPIGLTTVRQDAVLMAEHAVRFAVERLEKPELEPREAVLEPKLVVRGSSGAAPEGA, from the coding sequence ATGGCGGACGTCGCCGCGAAGGCGGGCGTCTCCCGGGCGCTCGTCTCGATCGTGTTCCGCCACCAGCCGGGAGCGAGCGACGAGACCCGGGAGCGGGTCCTGCGGGTCGCCGACGAGATCGGCTACCGGCCCGACAGCGCGGCCCGGCTGCTGGCGCGTGGCCGCAGCCGCACGCTCGGCGTGATGTTCACCGTCCAGCAGACCTTCCACACCAACCTCATCGAAGGCATCTACCCCGAGGCCGAACGTCTCGGCTACGAGGTCCTGCTCTCCGGCGCCACCCGGGGCCGCAGCGAGGAGAAGGCCGTCGAGGCGCTGCTCAGCCACCGCTGCGAGGCCCTCATCCTGCTCGGCTCCTTCGCCGAGCCCGACTTCCTCGAAGCCCTGGGGCGCCGAACCGTCGCCGTCTCCGTCAGCCGCCGGGTCCCCCACGCCCACGTCGACTTCGTGCACTCCGCCGAGGGCAAGGGTGTACGGCAGGCGATGGACCACCTCGTCGAGCTGGGGCACCGGCGGATCGCGCACCTCGACGGCGGCCGGGGTCCCGGCTCGGCCGAGCGGCGGCGCGCGTACCGGGCGGCGATGCGCCGCCACGGCCTGGAGCCCGAGGCGCGGGTCATTCCCGGTGACCACACGGAGGAGTCGGGCATCGAGACCGGCCGCCTGCTCCTCGCGGAACGCGACCGGGGGCAGCCCCTGCCGACGGCCGTCCTCGCCGGCAACGACCGCAGCGCCATGGGCCTGTTGATGTCCCTGACCCGGGCCGGTGTCGAGGTGCCCCGCGACCTGTCCGTCGTCGGCTACGACGACAGCCACCTCTCCCACCTGATGCCGATCGGCCTGACCACCGTCCGCCAGGACGCCGTACTCATGGCGGAACACGCGGTGCGGTTCGCGGTGGAGCGGCTGGAGAAGCCCGAACTGGAGCCGCGCGAGGCCGTGTTGGAGCCGAAGCTCGTGGTGCGGGGGAGCAGCGGGGCGGCGCCGGAGGGGGCATAG
- a CDS encoding sugar phosphate isomerase/epimerase: protein MATAPTPLRTIAGNLCLGSAPDSWGVWFPEDEHQVSHTRFLDELAEAGYQWLELGPYGYLPTDPRRLKEELDARGLQVSGGTAFGALHRPEAWDDMLAHVRQVATLTAAAGAHHLVLIPPMYRDEKTGAFTESPELTAEQWAGFGRAADRLGRLLLDEYDIRLVVHPHADSHIQTQPEIERLLNESDSRWTNLCLDTGHVAYGGGDNLDLIRRFGERVGYVHIKQMDPAILAQVAAEDLSFGEAVKRGVCVSPPAGVPDPAEVVAELARLDAELFVIVEQDLYPCAPEVPLPIAVRTREHLSGCGLTGTRRPTLER, encoded by the coding sequence ATGGCAACGGCGCCAACACCGCTCCGCACCATCGCGGGCAACCTCTGCCTGGGCTCCGCCCCCGACTCCTGGGGCGTGTGGTTCCCCGAGGACGAGCACCAGGTGTCGCACACCCGCTTCCTCGACGAGCTGGCCGAGGCCGGCTACCAGTGGCTGGAGCTCGGCCCCTACGGCTATCTCCCCACCGACCCGAGGCGGCTGAAGGAGGAACTCGACGCTCGCGGCCTCCAGGTCTCCGGCGGCACCGCGTTCGGCGCCCTCCACCGGCCGGAAGCATGGGACGACATGCTCGCCCACGTCCGGCAGGTCGCCACCCTCACGGCGGCCGCGGGCGCTCACCACCTCGTCCTCATCCCGCCGATGTACCGGGACGAGAAGACCGGCGCCTTCACGGAGTCGCCGGAGCTGACCGCCGAGCAGTGGGCCGGGTTCGGGCGGGCCGCCGACCGGCTCGGCAGGCTGCTGCTCGACGAGTACGACATACGGCTCGTCGTCCACCCGCACGCCGACAGCCACATCCAGACCCAGCCGGAGATCGAGCGGCTGCTCAACGAGTCCGACTCCCGCTGGACCAACCTCTGTCTGGACACCGGGCACGTGGCCTACGGCGGCGGCGACAACCTCGACCTGATCCGCCGGTTCGGCGAGCGCGTCGGATACGTCCACATCAAGCAGATGGACCCCGCGATCCTCGCCCAAGTGGCCGCCGAGGACCTGTCGTTCGGCGAGGCCGTGAAGCGGGGCGTGTGCGTGTCGCCTCCGGCCGGGGTGCCCGACCCGGCCGAGGTCGTGGCCGAACTCGCCAGGCTGGACGCCGAGTTGTTCGTGATCGTCGAGCAGGACCTCTACCCGTGCGCGCCCGAGGTTCCGCTGCCCATCGCCGTACGCACCCGTGAGCATCTGTCGGGCTGCGGCCTGACGGGTACCCGGCGTCCCACCCTCGAACGGTAG
- a CDS encoding sugar porter family MFS transporter: MAVKDGTTSATTVTDDAPPAVSRRLRLITLIATFGGLLFGYDTGVINGALPYMTDDLGLTPVTEGMVTSSLLLGAALGAVTGGRLSDTRGRRRTILVLAVVFFVGALGCTLAPNTAVMVVARFVLGLAVGGASVTVPVYLAEVSPAERRGALVTRNELMIVTGQLLAFTSNAIIARVGGESGGVWRWMLVLATLPAVVLWFGMLVMPESPRWLASQTRFGEALDVLKQVRSRQRAEAELSEVSALAVKEEQQKLGGWQDMRATPWVRRLMFVGFGIAIVQQITGVNTIMYYGTQILTDAGFAADSALTANIANGVISVLATFVGIWLLGRVNRRPMLMTGQIGTTAALLLIGIFSLALPAGDGRAYAVLAMTVTFLAFQQGAISPVTWLMLSEIFPMRMRGFGMGVAAVVLWLTNFLIGLVFPSLVDGIGVSNTFFLFVVAGVFSLTFVKLYVPETRGRSLETLEAELRARFS; encoded by the coding sequence ATGGCTGTCAAAGACGGCACGACATCCGCCACCACGGTCACGGACGACGCGCCGCCGGCCGTCTCGCGGCGGCTGCGGCTCATCACGCTCATCGCCACCTTCGGCGGACTCCTCTTCGGCTACGACACCGGTGTGATCAACGGCGCTCTGCCGTACATGACCGACGACCTGGGGCTGACCCCGGTCACCGAGGGCATGGTCACCAGCTCGCTGCTGCTGGGCGCGGCCCTGGGCGCGGTCACCGGTGGCCGGCTGTCGGACACGCGAGGACGGCGCCGTACGATCCTCGTCCTCGCTGTGGTGTTCTTCGTCGGCGCGCTGGGCTGCACGCTGGCGCCGAACACGGCGGTCATGGTCGTGGCTCGGTTCGTCCTCGGCCTCGCGGTGGGTGGCGCGTCGGTGACCGTGCCGGTCTACCTCGCGGAGGTCTCCCCCGCCGAGCGGCGCGGCGCGCTGGTCACCCGGAACGAACTGATGATCGTGACCGGGCAGTTGCTGGCCTTCACCTCCAACGCGATCATCGCCCGGGTGGGCGGCGAGTCCGGCGGTGTCTGGCGCTGGATGCTGGTGCTCGCCACTCTCCCGGCCGTCGTGCTCTGGTTCGGCATGCTCGTCATGCCGGAGAGCCCGCGCTGGTTGGCCTCCCAGACCCGCTTCGGTGAGGCGCTGGACGTGCTCAAGCAGGTGCGGTCCCGGCAGCGGGCCGAGGCCGAGCTGAGCGAGGTGTCCGCGCTCGCGGTCAAGGAGGAGCAGCAGAAGCTGGGCGGCTGGCAGGACATGAGGGCCACGCCGTGGGTGCGCAGGCTGATGTTCGTCGGGTTCGGCATCGCGATCGTGCAGCAGATCACGGGCGTCAACACGATCATGTACTACGGCACCCAGATCCTCACCGACGCCGGTTTCGCCGCCGACAGCGCGCTGACCGCGAACATCGCCAACGGCGTGATCTCGGTGCTGGCCACCTTCGTCGGCATCTGGCTGCTGGGCCGGGTCAACCGCCGCCCGATGCTGATGACCGGTCAGATCGGTACCACAGCCGCCTTGTTGCTGATCGGGATCTTCTCCCTCGCACTGCCGGCCGGCGACGGCCGCGCGTACGCCGTGCTCGCCATGACCGTCACCTTCCTCGCCTTCCAGCAGGGCGCGATCTCCCCGGTGACCTGGCTGATGCTGTCGGAGATCTTCCCGATGCGGATGCGCGGCTTCGGCATGGGTGTCGCGGCGGTGGTGCTGTGGCTGACGAACTTCCTGATCGGCCTCGTCTTCCCGTCCCTGGTCGACGGGATCGGTGTCTCCAACACCTTCTTCCTCTTCGTGGTGGCAGGCGTCTTCTCGCTCACCTTCGTGAAGCTCTACGTCCCCGAGACCCGGGGGCGTTCGCTGGAAACCCTCGAAGCCGAACTCCGGGCGCGCTTCTCCTGA
- a CDS encoding Gfo/Idh/MocA family protein, translating into MTVRVGVIGAGWIGKEHIRRLTDTVTGARVTAVTDIDAARAEEAAAPVGARVLPDGTALIAADDVDAVLVTSWGPTHAEHVLNAIAAGKPVFCEKPLATTAEDCLKIVEAETALGRRLVQVGFMRRYDAGYRKMKQVIASGRIGEPLIVHCAHRNPTVPESYTSSMAALDTAVHEVDVLRWLLDDEIVSAQVVTPRATSKRFAHLKDPQIMLFETAKGVRIDLEVFVNCQYGYDIQCEAVGEEGLVRLPDPASVGLRSAGQHSTEVLTDWVGRFADAFDTEFREWIAGVAAGAEPTGPSAWDGYAATVITSATVEALESGRVVATDLKPRPALYGGIA; encoded by the coding sequence ATGACCGTACGTGTAGGCGTCATCGGCGCCGGCTGGATCGGCAAGGAACACATCCGGCGTCTCACCGACACCGTCACGGGCGCCCGCGTCACCGCGGTCACCGACATCGACGCCGCCCGGGCCGAGGAGGCGGCGGCGCCGGTCGGTGCCCGGGTGCTGCCCGACGGCACGGCCCTGATCGCGGCGGACGACGTCGACGCCGTTCTCGTGACGTCGTGGGGCCCGACCCACGCCGAACACGTGCTGAACGCGATCGCCGCCGGGAAACCGGTGTTCTGCGAGAAGCCGCTGGCCACGACCGCCGAGGACTGTCTGAAGATCGTCGAGGCCGAGACGGCACTGGGCCGCCGCCTGGTCCAGGTCGGCTTCATGCGCCGCTACGACGCCGGCTACCGGAAGATGAAGCAGGTCATCGCCTCCGGTCGCATCGGTGAGCCGCTGATCGTGCACTGCGCCCACCGCAACCCGACCGTGCCGGAGTCGTACACGTCCTCCATGGCCGCCCTGGACACGGCGGTGCACGAGGTGGACGTGCTGCGCTGGCTGCTCGACGACGAAATCGTCTCCGCGCAGGTGGTCACCCCGCGCGCCACGAGCAAGCGGTTCGCCCACCTCAAGGACCCGCAGATCATGCTCTTCGAGACCGCCAAGGGTGTCCGTATCGATCTGGAGGTCTTCGTCAACTGCCAGTACGGCTACGACATCCAGTGCGAGGCGGTGGGCGAGGAGGGGCTGGTCCGGCTGCCCGACCCTGCCTCGGTCGGCCTGCGCAGCGCAGGGCAGCACAGCACTGAGGTGCTCACCGACTGGGTGGGCCGGTTCGCTGACGCCTTCGACACCGAGTTCCGCGAGTGGATCGCGGGCGTCGCCGCCGGCGCCGAACCCACCGGCCCCTCGGCCTGGGACGGCTACGCGGCCACCGTCATCACCAGCGCGACCGTCGAGGCCCTGGAATCGGGCCGCGTCGTCGCCACCGACCTCAAGCCCCGGCCCGCACTCTACGGAGGCATCGCGTGA
- a CDS encoding sugar phosphate isomerase/epimerase family protein, which produces MKIALDPYMFRALSIDEMVRTVAELGYEHIELSPRDDFMPFFLHPRADDERIAELKTSLRTHGVRLSSVLPLYKWSSPDETERQAAVRYWKRMIEITADLECPLMNSEFNGRPERAAESEAAFWRSLEELLPLFEREGIALNLEAHPDDFCEENTPAVDLVRAINEPWVNYLYCAPHSFHLSGASEVGADIAAMMRYAGDKLKHVHIADSFNHKGSSGLRYILNPPGTTARVHQHLDIGQGEVDWDTFFGTLRELDFDGVATACVFAWEERAKESSAFMLDRITKELAR; this is translated from the coding sequence GTGAAGATCGCCCTCGACCCCTATATGTTCCGCGCGCTGTCCATCGACGAGATGGTGCGCACGGTCGCCGAACTCGGCTACGAGCACATCGAGTTGTCGCCGCGCGACGACTTCATGCCGTTCTTCCTGCATCCACGGGCCGATGACGAGCGCATCGCGGAACTGAAGACCTCACTGCGCACACACGGCGTGCGGTTGTCCTCCGTGCTGCCGCTCTACAAGTGGTCCTCACCGGACGAGACCGAGCGGCAGGCCGCCGTCCGCTACTGGAAGCGGATGATCGAGATCACCGCCGACCTCGAATGTCCGCTGATGAACTCGGAGTTCAACGGCCGCCCCGAACGCGCCGCCGAGAGCGAGGCCGCGTTCTGGCGCTCGCTGGAGGAGCTGCTGCCGCTGTTCGAGCGGGAGGGCATCGCGCTGAACCTGGAGGCGCACCCGGACGACTTCTGCGAGGAGAACACCCCGGCCGTCGATCTCGTCCGCGCGATCAACGAGCCCTGGGTGAACTACCTTTACTGTGCCCCGCACTCCTTCCACCTGTCGGGTGCCTCGGAGGTGGGCGCGGACATCGCGGCGATGATGCGCTACGCCGGCGACAAGCTGAAGCACGTACACATCGCCGACTCCTTCAACCACAAGGGCTCCAGCGGGCTGCGCTACATCCTCAACCCGCCCGGCACGACCGCCCGTGTCCACCAGCACCTGGACATCGGCCAGGGCGAGGTCGACTGGGACACCTTCTTCGGCACCCTGCGCGAGCTGGACTTCGACGGTGTGGCCACCGCCTGCGTCTTCGCGTGGGAGGAGCGGGCGAAGGAGTCGTCCGCGTTCATGCTGGACCGCATCACCAAGGAACTCGCCCGCTGA
- a CDS encoding cytochrome P450 gives MTTSAPTPSVSEAMREPLPLDDVDLADLDNFTDGITPWRMFHTLRHQDPVHWQPEEAPNSGFWAVTRHADIARVDRDAETFTSTKFVNLEEVDEDQIKKRASVLELDGVRHRALRSVIQRQFGANVINSYTDFLRGLTATTLDAALAKGTFDFVADISADFPINVLARLLDVPPEDNQRLIDWGNRIIGNTDPDYADVLLNSAESEQYRHLPFRSPASLEVFEYGRELARQRRGGDGTDLVSKLVNTTPKDGVPLSPQDFDNYFLLLVVAGNETTRHTITHSMLALLQHPEQLARLQEDPSLIPVATEEFLRWASPVYHFRRTATRDVELGGKQVKEGDKVVMWYASGNRDEETFGNPYDFDVARADNDHVTFGKGSPHLCLGNLLARTEIRIMFEELIPRLAGIRLVGDVPRVRSNFVNGIKKLPVEVSLA, from the coding sequence ATGACCACTTCCGCCCCCACCCCCTCCGTCAGCGAAGCCATGCGGGAACCCCTGCCGCTGGACGACGTGGACCTCGCCGACCTCGACAACTTCACCGACGGCATCACCCCGTGGCGCATGTTCCACACCCTGCGCCACCAGGACCCGGTGCACTGGCAGCCGGAGGAGGCCCCCAACTCCGGCTTCTGGGCGGTGACCCGGCACGCCGACATCGCCCGCGTGGACCGTGACGCGGAGACCTTCACCTCGACGAAGTTCGTCAACCTGGAAGAGGTCGACGAGGACCAGATCAAGAAACGCGCCTCCGTCCTGGAACTGGACGGCGTCCGCCACCGCGCCCTGCGCAGCGTGATCCAGCGCCAGTTCGGCGCGAACGTCATCAACAGCTACACCGACTTCCTGCGCGGCCTCACCGCCACCACCCTCGACGCGGCCCTCGCCAAGGGCACCTTCGACTTCGTCGCCGACATCTCCGCCGACTTCCCCATCAACGTCCTCGCCCGGCTCCTCGACGTACCCCCGGAGGACAACCAGCGGCTCATCGACTGGGGCAACCGCATCATCGGCAACACCGACCCCGACTACGCCGACGTCCTGCTGAACAGCGCGGAGAGCGAGCAGTACCGGCATCTGCCGTTCCGCTCACCCGCCTCCCTCGAAGTCTTCGAGTACGGCCGCGAACTGGCCCGGCAGCGGCGTGGCGGCGACGGCACCGACCTGGTGTCGAAGCTGGTGAACACCACCCCGAAGGACGGTGTGCCGCTCTCGCCACAGGACTTCGACAACTACTTCCTGCTCCTGGTCGTGGCCGGCAACGAGACCACCCGCCACACCATCACCCACTCGATGCTGGCCCTGCTCCAGCACCCGGAACAGCTCGCCCGCCTCCAGGAGGACCCGTCCCTGATCCCGGTGGCGACGGAGGAGTTCCTGCGCTGGGCGTCCCCCGTCTACCACTTCCGCCGTACCGCGACCCGTGATGTCGAACTCGGCGGCAAGCAGGTCAAGGAGGGTGACAAGGTCGTCATGTGGTACGCCTCCGGCAACCGCGACGAGGAGACCTTCGGCAACCCGTACGACTTCGACGTCGCCCGCGCCGACAACGACCACGTCACCTTCGGCAAGGGCAGCCCGCATCTGTGCCTCGGCAATCTGCTGGCCCGCACCGAGATCCGCATCATGTTCGAGGAGCTGATCCCGCGCCTCGCCGGCATCCGCCTCGTCGGCGACGTCCCGCGCGTGCGCTCCAACTTCGTCAACGGGATCAAGAAGCTGCCGGTCGAGGTGAGCCTGGCCTGA